A stretch of Arthrobacter sp. NEB 688 DNA encodes these proteins:
- a CDS encoding inorganic phosphate transporter: MDAATLILVLVIVTALAFDFTNGFHDTANAMAASISTGALAPKVAVGLSAVLNLVGAFLSVEVALTVSNAVIKIQDKSGAPRPELLTGGGEALLLIVLAGLVGGIVWNLFTWLLGLPSSSSHALLGGLTGAGAAGLGLAGVKWTGDGTKLDGVVGKILLPSLLSPAVALAVAFIGCWLVHRITASVMDRLNERYFRWGQIGSASLVSLAHGTNDAQKTMGVMTLALIASGHWDRTDAVPIWVKVSAATAIALGTYIGGWRIIRTLGKGLVDITPRQGLSSDGATAAVLLASSHLGFALSTTHVATGSVLGGGLGRGTHVRWSTAGRMVVAWALTFPIAAGMGALMWWVGHTLGGAPGALLVFAILCAASLFMYLRSKREHVGAHNVTEEWGAAGGEPTPAAPAPTKTPTR, encoded by the coding sequence GTGGACGCAGCGACCCTCATCCTCGTGCTCGTCATCGTGACGGCCCTGGCCTTCGACTTCACGAACGGCTTCCACGACACGGCCAACGCGATGGCGGCGTCGATCTCCACCGGGGCCCTCGCGCCCAAGGTGGCGGTCGGCCTCAGCGCGGTGCTCAACCTCGTCGGCGCCTTCCTGTCCGTCGAGGTCGCCCTCACCGTGTCGAACGCCGTCATCAAGATCCAGGACAAGAGCGGCGCCCCACGGCCCGAGCTCCTGACCGGTGGCGGTGAGGCGCTGCTGCTCATCGTGCTCGCCGGCCTCGTCGGCGGCATCGTCTGGAACCTCTTCACCTGGCTGCTCGGCCTGCCCTCGAGCTCCTCGCACGCCCTGCTCGGCGGCCTGACCGGCGCCGGCGCCGCGGGCCTCGGCCTCGCGGGCGTCAAGTGGACCGGCGACGGCACCAAGCTCGACGGCGTCGTCGGCAAGATCCTCCTGCCCTCGCTGCTCTCCCCCGCCGTCGCGCTCGCCGTCGCGTTCATCGGCTGCTGGCTCGTGCACCGCATCACCGCCTCGGTCATGGACCGGCTCAACGAGCGCTACTTCCGCTGGGGCCAGATCGGCAGCGCCTCCCTCGTCTCGCTCGCGCACGGCACCAACGACGCACAGAAGACGATGGGCGTCATGACCCTCGCCCTCATCGCGAGCGGCCACTGGGACCGCACCGACGCCGTGCCGATCTGGGTCAAGGTGAGCGCCGCGACGGCCATCGCCCTCGGCACCTACATCGGCGGCTGGCGGATCATCCGCACCCTCGGCAAGGGCCTGGTCGACATCACGCCGCGCCAGGGCCTCTCGAGCGACGGCGCGACGGCGGCGGTGCTCCTCGCCTCGAGCCACCTCGGGTTCGCCCTCTCGACGACCCACGTCGCGACCGGCTCCGTCCTCGGTGGCGGGCTCGGGCGCGGCACGCACGTGCGCTGGTCGACGGCCGGCCGGATGGTCGTCGCGTGGGCGCTGACCTTCCCCATCGCCGCCGGGATGGGCGCGCTCATGTGGTGGGTCGGCCACACGCTCGGCGGCGCGCCCGGTGCGCTGCTCGTCTTCGCGATCCTCTGCGCCGCCTCGCTCTTCATGTACCTGCGCTCGAAGCGGGAGCACGTCGGGGCCCACAACGTCACCGAGGAGTGGGGCGCCGCCGGCGGCGAGCCCACCCCGGCCGCCCCCGCCCCCACCAAGACCCCCACCCGCTGA
- a CDS encoding DUF3349 domain-containing protein has product MPQLSHSVIAHIRAGFPDGVPDAEAAALGAVLQEQLGTHAAHDVLRKLAAEKVLSRRAVRALVPEDEQVRQVSAKLVLGGWPLGGMDEEEDEAPPREGSPLARIVNWLREGYPGGVPEHDYVPLLALLERRLTRSEVKKVAKALRRADVSPAGPSDIAAAITEYTHADPSDKDLRRVRDQLAKKGWPVEFPDPDLP; this is encoded by the coding sequence ATGCCGCAGCTGTCGCACTCGGTGATCGCCCACATCCGGGCCGGTTTCCCCGACGGCGTCCCCGACGCCGAGGCGGCCGCCCTCGGAGCGGTCCTCCAGGAGCAGCTCGGCACCCACGCGGCGCACGACGTGCTGCGCAAGCTGGCCGCCGAGAAGGTCCTCTCCCGCCGCGCCGTGCGCGCCCTCGTCCCCGAGGACGAGCAGGTCCGCCAGGTCTCGGCCAAGCTCGTCCTCGGCGGCTGGCCGCTCGGCGGCATGGACGAGGAGGAGGACGAGGCCCCGCCGCGCGAGGGCAGCCCGCTCGCCCGCATCGTCAACTGGCTGCGCGAGGGCTACCCGGGCGGCGTGCCCGAGCACGACTACGTGCCGCTGCTCGCGCTGCTCGAGCGCCGGCTGACCCGCTCCGAGGTCAAGAAGGTCGCCAAGGCCCTGCGGCGCGCGGACGTCAGCCCGGCCGGCCCGTCGGACATCGCGGCGGCCATCACCGAGTACACGCACGCCGACCCCAGCGACAAGGACCTGCGCCGGGTGCGCGACCAGCTGGCCAAGAAGGGCTGGCCGGTCGAGTTCCCCGACCCCGACCTCCCCTGA
- a CDS encoding DUF3263 domain-containing protein: MSAASEQVTPAVSVSDLSERDREVLAFERQWWKYAGSKETAIKELFDMSSTRYYQVLNGLIDNPVALAHDPMLVKRLRRLRASRQRARSARRLGMEP; encoded by the coding sequence GTGAGTGCCGCCTCCGAACAGGTCACCCCTGCCGTCAGCGTCTCGGACCTCTCCGAGCGCGACCGTGAGGTGCTCGCCTTCGAGCGGCAGTGGTGGAAGTACGCCGGCTCCAAGGAGACCGCCATCAAGGAGCTCTTCGACATGAGCTCGACGCGGTACTACCAGGTGCTCAACGGCCTCATCGACAACCCGGTGGCCCTCGCCCACGACCCGATGCTCGTCAAGCGGCTGCGCCGCCTGCGCGCGAGCCGCCAGCGCGCCCGCTCGGCCCGACGCCTCGGCATGGAGCCCTGA
- a CDS encoding aminotransferase class V-fold PLP-dependent enzyme — protein MHPTTPYSPNAHEELATLLDAVTAYAEERIRMEPPLDRVRTQEDLDATLGRTVTAHGLGGSEAMRIFADELAPACLSVDHPRYLSFIPCAPSDASVVFDLVVGASSIYAGSWLEGSGAVWAENQALRWIADLVGLPEGAGGVFVPGGTIGNLSALVAARATARHRAAAGDRPWRVAATAGAHSSIASACEVMDAELVGVPADDAGRLTGPALRRAIEEHGPETFFAVVATCGTTNFGIVDDLASVAEVCREHGIWFHVDGAYGGAGLAAPSVRELYAGIEHCDSFIVDPHKWLFAPFDCCALLYREPALARAAHTQKAGYLDVLTEAPDWNPTDYSVGLTRRARGLPFWFSLVVNGTDAYTAAVERTLDVARYAEAEVARRPELELVRDRDLSVVVFRRLGWSPADYQAWSDRMLADEFAFVVPTTHDGETLARFAIVNPATTEDDIRDILDTMA, from the coding sequence GTGCACCCCACCACCCCGTACTCCCCGAACGCCCACGAGGAGCTCGCGACCCTCCTCGACGCCGTCACCGCGTACGCCGAGGAGCGCATCCGGATGGAGCCGCCGCTCGACCGCGTGCGGACCCAGGAGGACCTCGACGCGACGCTCGGCCGCACCGTCACGGCCCACGGGCTCGGCGGCTCCGAGGCGATGCGCATCTTCGCCGACGAGCTCGCGCCCGCGTGCCTCTCGGTCGACCACCCGCGCTACCTCTCCTTCATCCCGTGCGCGCCGAGCGACGCCTCGGTCGTCTTCGACCTCGTCGTCGGTGCCTCGTCGATCTACGCCGGGTCCTGGCTCGAGGGCTCGGGCGCGGTCTGGGCCGAGAACCAGGCGCTGCGCTGGATCGCCGACCTCGTCGGGCTGCCGGAGGGCGCCGGTGGCGTCTTCGTCCCCGGCGGCACCATCGGCAACCTGTCGGCGCTCGTCGCGGCGCGCGCCACCGCCCGCCACCGCGCGGCCGCCGGCGACCGCCCCTGGCGCGTCGCGGCCACCGCGGGCGCGCACAGCTCCATCGCGTCGGCCTGCGAGGTGATGGACGCCGAGCTCGTCGGCGTGCCGGCCGACGACGCCGGCCGGCTCACCGGACCGGCGCTGCGCCGGGCCATCGAGGAGCACGGCCCCGAGACCTTCTTCGCCGTCGTCGCGACCTGCGGCACGACCAATTTCGGCATCGTCGACGACCTCGCGTCGGTGGCCGAGGTGTGCCGCGAGCACGGCATCTGGTTCCACGTCGACGGCGCGTACGGCGGGGCCGGGCTCGCCGCCCCGTCGGTGCGCGAGCTCTACGCGGGCATCGAGCACTGCGACTCCTTCATCGTCGACCCGCACAAGTGGCTCTTCGCGCCCTTCGACTGCTGTGCGTTGCTCTACCGCGAGCCGGCGCTCGCCCGCGCCGCGCACACCCAGAAGGCCGGCTACCTCGACGTCCTCACCGAGGCCCCCGACTGGAACCCCACCGACTACTCCGTCGGCCTGACCCGGCGGGCGCGCGGCCTGCCGTTCTGGTTCTCCCTCGTCGTCAACGGCACCGACGCCTACACGGCCGCCGTCGAGCGCACGCTGGACGTCGCCCGGTACGCCGAGGCCGAGGTCGCCCGCCGCCCCGAGCTCGAGCTGGTCCGCGATCGCGACCTGTCGGTGGTCGTCTTCCGGCGCCTCGGCTGGTCGCCCGCCGACTACCAGGCCTGGTCGGACCGGATGCTCGCCGACGAGTTCGCCTTCGTCGTGCCGACGACGCACGACGGCGAGACGCTGGCCCGCTTCGCGATCGTCAACCCCGCGACGACGGAGGACGACATCCGGGACATCCTCGACACGATGGCCTGA
- a CDS encoding HAD-IA family hydrolase yields the protein MTATPPWPTVLFDLDGTLADTIPLIVASYQHAFRAVLGEEVEETRARAWIGRPLLEALLEESPEHGHALDATYREWNLANTGRLIRRYEGVPELLEALHAAGVTTAVVTSKRQETARLALEGVGIDHLVEVVAGLEDTDRHKPAPDPLLRGATVLGVDPARCVYVGDATVDVQAAQAAGMAAVAVTWGAGDRAALAAQGPTALVDEVADLQALLLGLRAS from the coding sequence GTGACCGCGACCCCGCCCTGGCCGACCGTCCTCTTCGACCTCGACGGCACCCTCGCCGACACGATCCCGCTCATCGTCGCCTCCTACCAGCACGCCTTCCGGGCGGTGCTCGGCGAGGAGGTCGAGGAGACCCGGGCGCGCGCGTGGATCGGCCGCCCGCTGCTCGAGGCGCTGCTCGAGGAGAGCCCCGAGCACGGCCACGCGCTCGACGCCACCTACCGCGAGTGGAACCTCGCGAACACCGGCCGGCTCATCCGCCGCTACGAGGGGGTGCCCGAGCTCCTCGAGGCCCTCCACGCGGCCGGCGTCACGACCGCGGTCGTCACCTCCAAGCGCCAGGAGACCGCCCGGCTCGCGCTCGAGGGCGTCGGCATCGACCACCTCGTCGAGGTCGTCGCCGGCCTCGAGGACACCGACCGCCACAAGCCCGCCCCGGACCCCCTCCTGCGCGGCGCCACGGTGCTCGGCGTCGACCCGGCGCGCTGCGTCTACGTCGGGGACGCGACGGTCGACGTGCAGGCGGCGCAGGCCGCGGGGATGGCCGCCGTGGCCGTCACGTGGGGCGCCGGCGACCGTGCAGCGCTCGCGGCCCAGGGCCCGACGGCCCTCGTCGACGAGGTCGCCGACCTGCAGGCGCTCCTGCTCGGGCTGCGCGCCTCCTAG
- a CDS encoding arsenate reductase ArsC, producing the protein MPDRPSVMFVCVHNAGRSQMAAAWLHHLSGGAVEVRSAGSAPGDAVNPVAVEAMREVGIDIAAERPKVLTPEAVQASDVVVTMGCGDTCPIFPGTRYEDWVLEDPAGQGLAMVRGVRDEILERVLALLDELGVPAAHQSH; encoded by the coding sequence GTGCCTGACCGTCCGTCCGTCATGTTCGTCTGCGTCCACAACGCCGGCCGCTCGCAGATGGCCGCCGCCTGGCTGCACCACCTCTCGGGCGGGGCCGTCGAGGTCCGCTCGGCGGGCAGCGCCCCCGGCGACGCCGTCAACCCGGTGGCCGTCGAGGCCATGCGCGAGGTCGGCATCGACATCGCCGCCGAGCGGCCCAAGGTCCTCACGCCCGAGGCGGTGCAGGCCTCCGACGTCGTCGTGACGATGGGCTGCGGCGACACCTGCCCGATCTTCCCGGGCACGCGCTACGAGGACTGGGTCCTCGAGGACCCGGCCGGGCAGGGCCTGGCGATGGTGCGCGGCGTGCGCGACGAGATCCTCGAGCGCGTGCTCGCGCTCCTCGACGAGCTCGGCGTCCCGGCCGCCCACCAGTCCCACTGA
- the arsB gene encoding ACR3 family arsenite efflux transporter — translation MVVGLLLGRLVPGLGEGLSAVEVDGVSLPIALGLLVMMYPVLAKVRYDRLDSVTGDRRMLVASLVLNWVLGPALMFALAWLLLPDLPEYRTGLVVVGLARCIAMVVIWNDLACGDREAAAVLVALNSVFQVLAFAGLGWFYLSVLPGWLGLQQTALDVSAWDIARSVLVFLGIPLVLGYLSRRIGERRWGRAAYERSFLPRIGPWALYGLLFTIVVLFALQGEQVTSRPLDVVRIALPLLAYFVLMWGGGFVLGRGIGLGYARTTTLAFTAAGNNFELAIAVAIATFGATSGQALAGVVGPLIEVPVLVGLVYVSLALRKGFSRA, via the coding sequence ATGGTCGTCGGGCTCCTGCTCGGCCGGCTCGTCCCCGGTCTCGGCGAGGGGCTCTCGGCCGTCGAGGTCGACGGCGTCTCGCTGCCCATCGCGCTCGGCCTGCTCGTCATGATGTACCCCGTGCTGGCCAAGGTCCGCTACGACCGGCTCGACAGCGTGACCGGCGACCGGCGGATGCTCGTCGCCAGCCTCGTCCTCAACTGGGTGCTCGGCCCGGCCCTGATGTTCGCCCTCGCCTGGCTGCTGCTCCCGGACCTGCCGGAGTACCGCACCGGGCTCGTCGTCGTCGGGCTCGCCCGCTGCATCGCGATGGTCGTCATCTGGAACGACCTCGCGTGCGGCGACCGCGAGGCCGCGGCGGTGCTCGTCGCGCTCAACTCGGTCTTCCAGGTGCTCGCGTTCGCCGGCCTGGGCTGGTTCTACCTGTCGGTCCTGCCGGGGTGGCTCGGCCTGCAGCAGACCGCCCTCGACGTCTCGGCGTGGGACATCGCGCGGTCGGTGCTGGTCTTCCTCGGCATCCCGCTCGTGCTCGGCTACCTCTCGCGCCGCATCGGCGAGCGTCGGTGGGGCAGAGCGGCGTACGAGCGCTCGTTCCTGCCGCGCATCGGCCCGTGGGCGCTCTACGGGCTGCTCTTCACGATCGTCGTGCTCTTCGCGCTCCAGGGCGAGCAGGTGACGAGCCGGCCGCTCGACGTCGTCCGCATCGCCCTGCCGCTGCTCGCCTACTTCGTCCTCATGTGGGGCGGCGGGTTCGTGCTCGGGCGGGGCATCGGCCTCGGCTACGCGCGGACGACGACGCTCGCGTTCACCGCGGCCGGCAACAACTTCGAGCTCGCCATCGCCGTCGCCATCGCGACCTTCGGCGCGACCTCCGGGCAGGCGCTCGCCGGGGTCGTCGGGCCGCTCATCGAGGTGCCCGTCCTCGTCGGGCTCGTCTACGTCTCGCTCGCCCTCCGGAAGGGGTTCTCCCGTGCCTGA
- a CDS encoding ArsI/CadI family heavy metal resistance metalloenzyme — MTTAPSAPPPTGRVQIALNVSDLEASVAFYTAMFGVAPHKRRPGYANFAVEQPPLKLVLIETSEATRGSGAAGALNHLGVEVGSTADVAAARERFSDAGLASFDEDDTTCCYALQDKVWVHDPAGAPWEVYTVKDEDPADARPATASLEVLGAEGACCS; from the coding sequence GTGACCACCGCCCCGTCCGCCCCGCCACCGACCGGCCGCGTCCAGATCGCGCTCAACGTCAGCGACCTCGAGGCCTCCGTCGCCTTCTACACGGCGATGTTCGGGGTCGCGCCGCACAAGCGCCGCCCGGGGTACGCGAACTTCGCCGTCGAGCAGCCGCCGCTCAAGCTCGTCCTCATCGAGACGAGCGAGGCCACCCGCGGCAGCGGCGCCGCCGGCGCGCTCAACCACCTCGGGGTCGAGGTCGGCTCGACCGCCGACGTCGCCGCGGCCCGCGAGCGGTTCTCGGACGCCGGCCTCGCGAGCTTCGACGAGGACGACACGACGTGCTGCTACGCCCTCCAGGACAAGGTCTGGGTCCACGACCCGGCCGGCGCCCCGTGGGAGGTCTACACCGTCAAGGACGAGGACCCCGCCGACGCGCGCCCGGCGACCGCGAGCCTCGAGGTGCTCGGCGCCGAGGGAGCCTGCTGCTCGTGA
- a CDS encoding metalloregulator ArsR/SmtB family transcription factor, translating to MPVRELPLTSTTGACCGIGVDGGMSREDAERSAALLKAVADPVRLRLVSAIRATDAGEACVCDLTDLVRLAQPTVSHHLKVLTDAGLLERERRGSWAWYRLVPARLDEVRGILA from the coding sequence GTGCCGGTCCGCGAGCTGCCCCTCACGAGCACCACCGGCGCCTGCTGCGGCATCGGCGTCGACGGTGGGATGTCGCGCGAGGACGCCGAGCGCAGCGCGGCCCTCCTCAAGGCCGTCGCCGACCCCGTGCGCCTGAGGCTGGTCAGCGCGATCCGCGCGACGGACGCCGGCGAGGCGTGCGTCTGTGACCTCACCGACCTCGTCAGGCTCGCCCAGCCGACCGTGTCGCACCACCTCAAGGTCCTCACCGACGCCGGCCTCCTCGAGCGCGAGCGCCGCGGCTCGTGGGCGTGGTACCGCCTCGTGCCGGCCCGCCTCGACGAGGTCCGCGGCATCCTCGCCTGA
- a CDS encoding uracil-DNA glycosylase: MSSAPSPSPARPLHELVHPSWAQALAPVEETVARLGEFLREEVASGRGYLPGGPHVLRAFQQPLDAVRVLVVGQDPYPTPGHAMGLSFSVEPDVRPVPKSLVNIYTEMETDLGLPRPASGDLTPWAEQGVLLLNRVLTVTPGKPASHRGRGWEEVTGRAIEALAERGGPLVAILWGRDARSLAPRLTEAGVPCLESAHPSPLSAHGGFFGSRPFSRANALLTEAGAAPVDWRLT; the protein is encoded by the coding sequence ATGTCCTCCGCGCCCTCCCCGAGCCCCGCCCGGCCGCTGCACGAGCTGGTCCACCCCTCGTGGGCGCAGGCCCTCGCACCGGTCGAGGAGACCGTCGCCCGGCTCGGCGAGTTCCTCCGCGAGGAGGTCGCCTCGGGCCGCGGGTACCTGCCCGGCGGGCCGCACGTGCTGCGGGCCTTCCAGCAGCCGCTCGACGCCGTCCGCGTGCTCGTCGTCGGCCAGGACCCCTACCCGACCCCCGGCCACGCGATGGGCCTGTCGTTCTCCGTCGAGCCCGACGTGCGCCCCGTGCCGAAGAGCCTCGTCAACATCTACACGGAGATGGAGACCGACCTCGGCCTCCCCCGCCCCGCGAGCGGCGACCTCACCCCGTGGGCCGAACAGGGCGTCCTCCTGCTCAACCGCGTCCTCACCGTCACCCCCGGCAAGCCGGCCAGCCACCGCGGCCGCGGCTGGGAGGAGGTGACCGGCCGGGCCATCGAGGCGCTCGCCGAGCGCGGCGGCCCCCTCGTCGCGATCCTCTGGGGCCGCGATGCGCGCTCGCTCGCGCCACGGCTCACCGAGGCCGGCGTCCCGTGCCTCGAGTCCGCCCACCCCAGCCCGCTGTCGGCGCACGGCGGGTTCTTCGGCTCCCGCCCGTTCTCCCGCGCCAACGCCCTGCTCACCGAGGCCGGCGCCGCGCCGGTCGACTGGAGGCTCACGTGA
- a CDS encoding SGNH/GDSL hydrolase family protein, giving the protein MSDPDPDRPDAFVGWADRLAHALDGVAEAEHLPFGYANLAVRGRTLSDVVGPQLDTALQMSPDLVSMVGGGNDLLRPSVDLDSLASRLEEAVVRLRASGADVLLATPTDTRDAGLFRALRGRHAVHAANIFTIAQDHGCHVVNLWGMRALRDWRMWSEDRIHLTTEGHRRVALAALTALGHETDTADWTAPLPPAERTSRADELRQHAEWVRTHAAPWVERRVRGTSSGDARTAKRPELSRFRDPDRAPAPHQPPVL; this is encoded by the coding sequence ATGTCCGACCCGGACCCCGACCGCCCCGACGCGTTCGTCGGCTGGGCCGACCGGCTCGCCCACGCGCTCGACGGCGTCGCCGAGGCCGAGCACCTGCCCTTCGGCTACGCCAACCTCGCCGTGCGCGGCCGCACGCTCTCCGACGTCGTCGGCCCGCAGCTCGACACCGCCCTGCAGATGTCCCCCGACCTCGTCTCGATGGTCGGAGGCGGCAACGACCTCCTGCGCCCGAGCGTCGACCTCGACTCGCTCGCCTCCCGCCTCGAGGAGGCGGTCGTGCGCCTGCGCGCCTCCGGGGCCGACGTCCTGCTCGCGACCCCCACCGACACCCGCGACGCCGGCCTCTTCCGGGCGCTGCGCGGGCGGCACGCGGTGCACGCGGCCAACATCTTCACGATCGCGCAGGACCACGGCTGCCACGTCGTCAACCTCTGGGGCATGCGCGCGCTGCGGGACTGGCGGATGTGGTCCGAGGACCGCATCCACCTGACGACCGAGGGCCACCGCCGCGTCGCGCTCGCGGCCCTCACGGCGCTCGGCCACGAGACCGACACCGCGGACTGGACCGCCCCGCTGCCGCCCGCCGAGCGCACCTCGCGCGCCGACGAGCTGCGCCAGCACGCCGAGTGGGTGCGCACCCACGCCGCCCCCTGGGTCGAGCGCCGGGTGCGCGGCACGTCCTCCGGGGACGCGCGCACGGCCAAGCGTCCCGAGCTCTCACGCTTCCGCGACCCCGACCGCGCCCCGGCCCCGCACCAGCCGCCCGTCCTCTGA
- a CDS encoding acyl-CoA dehydrogenase family protein, protein MPATRLMPTEEGQDLIDLTREICDKTLRPQVDDAERAAATGEQFPTEVFRTLGEAGLLSLPHPEEHGGYGQPYEVYLQVVEEVASAWMSVAVGVSVHSLTAYPVTAFGTAEQQAALLPGMLSGAQLGAYCLSEPLAGSDIASMTTRATRDGDSYVIRGRKAWISHAGHADYYTTFARTSDDGGRGLSCLVVPADAEGISFSAPEKKMGLHCDTVREVMFDDVRVPADRLIGEEGQGMAIALSALDAGRLGIAAASTGLAQGALDLAASYAKERKQFGRAIGEFQGLSFLLADMEAAVTSARATYLHAARLKDAGRAFSKEAAVAKLVATDAAMKVTTDAVQVLGGAGYTQDFPAERFMREAKVTQIFEGTNQIQRLVIGRHVLR, encoded by the coding sequence ATGCCAGCGACGAGGCTCATGCCGACCGAGGAGGGTCAGGACCTCATCGACCTGACCCGCGAGATCTGCGACAAGACCCTGCGGCCGCAGGTCGACGACGCCGAGCGCGCCGCCGCCACCGGCGAGCAGTTCCCGACGGAGGTCTTCCGCACGCTGGGCGAGGCGGGGCTGCTCTCCCTCCCCCACCCGGAGGAGCACGGCGGCTACGGGCAGCCGTACGAGGTCTACCTCCAGGTCGTCGAGGAGGTCGCGAGCGCCTGGATGAGCGTCGCCGTCGGCGTCTCGGTCCACTCGCTGACCGCCTACCCGGTCACCGCGTTCGGTACCGCCGAGCAGCAGGCCGCCCTTCTGCCCGGGATGCTCTCGGGCGCGCAGCTCGGCGCCTACTGCCTCTCCGAGCCGCTCGCCGGCTCCGACATCGCCTCGATGACCACCCGCGCCACGCGCGACGGCGACTCCTACGTCATCCGGGGCCGCAAGGCGTGGATCAGCCACGCCGGCCACGCCGACTACTACACGACCTTCGCCCGCACCTCCGACGACGGCGGCCGCGGCCTCTCGTGCCTCGTCGTCCCGGCCGACGCCGAGGGCATCTCGTTCAGCGCCCCCGAGAAGAAGATGGGCCTGCACTGCGACACCGTCCGCGAGGTGATGTTCGACGACGTGCGCGTCCCGGCCGACCGCCTCATCGGCGAGGAGGGCCAGGGGATGGCCATCGCGCTGTCCGCCCTCGACGCAGGCCGGTTGGGCATCGCCGCCGCGAGCACCGGTCTCGCACAGGGCGCCCTCGATCTCGCCGCGTCGTACGCCAAGGAGCGCAAGCAGTTCGGGCGCGCCATCGGCGAGTTCCAGGGCCTGTCGTTCCTGCTGGCCGACATGGAGGCCGCGGTGACCAGCGCCCGCGCCACCTACCTCCACGCCGCGCGCCTCAAGGACGCCGGCCGCGCCTTCAGCAAGGAGGCGGCGGTCGCCAAGCTCGTCGCCACCGACGCCGCGATGAAGGTGACGACCGACGCCGTGCAGGTGCTCGGTGGCGCCGGCTACACCCAGGACTTCCCGGCCGAGCGGTTCATGCGCGAGGCCAAGGTCACGCAGATCTTCGAGGGCACCAACCAGATCCAGCGCCTCGTCATCGGGCGGCACGTCCTGCGCTGA
- a CDS encoding MFS transporter: MTRPVLRQVHTIGKRRAWAIWVVGLSVYVLAVFHRTSLGVAGLLAAERFHISAAQLSTFTVVQLAVYAAMQIPVGVLLDRFGSKKLMLTGLLLMSGGQLWFAVAGSFEVGVAARVMLGAGDAMVFTSLLRLVAVWFRVKQAPFITQLTGMVGQLGAVAAATPLAAALAAFGWTRSFATAGGVGLLLSVGLVAVVKDSPYRGEAVEKIKIRALAKTLAEVWGNPGTRLGLWVHFSSQFGATVFTMLWGFPFLVVQGMSEQAASLVLVAMTVTAMAAGPVVAAFTARMPYRRSQLVLGIVGLIATTWAVVLLWPGPAPTWLLYLLAVVTAFGGPGSMVGFDLARTFHPSSRLGRATGVVNIGGFTASLLAIALIGVVLDHLAPGGPQDYTLDDFRIAMSVQFLFWGLGAVQLVRYRRRSLRHIEEVNPVALDALREGETLLPGISRDVDG; encoded by the coding sequence GTGACCCGCCCCGTCCTGCGCCAGGTGCACACGATCGGCAAGCGGCGGGCGTGGGCGATCTGGGTCGTCGGCCTGTCGGTCTACGTGCTCGCCGTCTTCCACCGCACCTCGCTCGGCGTCGCCGGCCTGCTCGCCGCCGAGCGCTTCCACATCTCCGCCGCGCAGCTGTCGACCTTCACCGTCGTCCAGCTCGCCGTCTACGCGGCGATGCAGATCCCGGTCGGCGTGCTGCTCGACCGCTTCGGCTCCAAGAAGCTCATGCTCACCGGCCTGCTCCTCATGTCCGGCGGCCAGCTGTGGTTCGCCGTGGCGGGCTCCTTCGAGGTCGGTGTCGCGGCCCGCGTCATGCTCGGCGCCGGGGACGCGATGGTCTTCACGTCCCTGCTGCGCCTCGTCGCCGTCTGGTTCCGGGTCAAGCAGGCGCCGTTCATCACGCAGCTGACCGGCATGGTCGGCCAGCTCGGCGCGGTCGCCGCCGCGACCCCGCTCGCGGCAGCCCTCGCTGCCTTCGGCTGGACCCGCTCGTTCGCCACCGCCGGCGGGGTCGGGCTGCTGCTGTCGGTCGGGCTCGTCGCCGTCGTCAAGGACTCGCCCTACCGCGGCGAGGCCGTCGAGAAGATCAAGATCCGCGCCCTCGCGAAGACCCTCGCCGAGGTGTGGGGCAACCCGGGCACGCGCCTCGGCCTCTGGGTGCACTTCTCGTCGCAGTTCGGGGCGACCGTCTTCACGATGCTCTGGGGCTTCCCCTTCCTCGTCGTCCAGGGGATGTCCGAGCAGGCCGCCTCCCTCGTCCTCGTCGCGATGACGGTCACGGCGATGGCCGCCGGCCCGGTCGTCGCGGCCTTCACCGCCCGGATGCCGTACCGCCGCTCGCAGCTCGTCCTCGGCATCGTCGGGCTCATCGCCACGACCTGGGCGGTCGTGCTGCTGTGGCCCGGCCCGGCGCCCACCTGGCTGCTCTACCTGCTGGCCGTCGTCACGGCCTTCGGCGGACCGGGGTCGATGGTCGGGTTCGACCTCGCCCGCACCTTCCACCCGTCCTCGCGCCTCGGCCGCGCGACCGGCGTCGTCAACATCGGCGGGTTCACCGCGTCGCTGCTGGCCATCGCGCTCATCGGCGTCGTGCTCGACCACCTCGCGCCCGGCGGGCCGCAGGACTACACGCTCGACGACTTCCGCATCGCGATGTCGGTGCAGTTCCTCTTCTGGGGCCTCGGGGCCGTCCAGCTCGTCCGCTACCGGCGCCGCAGCCTGCGGCACATCGAGGAGGTCAACCCGGTCGCCCTCGACGCGCTGCGGGAGGGCGAGACGCTCCTGCCCGGCATCTCGCGCGACGTCGACGGCTGA